In the Desulfurellaceae bacterium genome, CTGGAACGTCTCGCCCGTGAGGTCATCCCGCGTGTGCGGGCCCGGCTTGACCGGCCGGCCGAGCCGGGCGATGCTGCATGACTGACCCGACCGTTCACCTATGACGAGAGGAGCGAGCGTATGCCAGACAAACCCGTTGACCATACCGAGATACTCAAAGACGCACCCAAGAACTGGGGCCGCTGGGGGGCCGATGACGAAGTCGGCTGTCTCAACTTTCTGACCGACCAGGAGGTCTTGCGCGGCATCCAGGCGGTCAAACAGGGCAAGACCTTCATGCTCGGCGTCCCGGTCGCCCGGCCCCAGGGCGATCCCCTGCACCCTATCCGCGCCCAACCGATCCGCACCCAGACCAATGACGAGGGCTCGTACATCAGCGGCCGGGCCCAGCCCTTCCCCGGCGGGCTCAAGTACTCCGACGACGTGATCGTCATGTTTCCCCAGGGCACGACCCAGTACGACGCCCTGGGCCACGCCTGGTACGGGGACAAGCTGTATAACGGCTACGATCCCAAAATGACGATCGGCGCGCTGCAAAAGTGCTCCATCGAGCCGATTGCCGACCGGGGTGTGATCGGCCACGGCATCCTGATCGACGCCGCCCGCTACAAGGGTAAAAAGCACCTGGAGCGGGGCGAGGGGGTGAGCCTCGACGACCTGCTCGGAGCGGCTGACAAACAGGGCGTGCGGATCGAAAAGCACGACATCGTCGTCCTGCACACCGGCTGGCTCAACCGCTTCTACGAGGAGGGTCAGGACGCCTTTTTTCCCGATGGCGAGTTTGACGAACCCGGCCTGGAGTACAGCAAGGAGCTGGTCGAGTGGTTTCACGACATGGAGATCGCCTCCATCAGCGCCGACACGGTCGGCTGCGAGCAGGCCATCAACCCCGAGACCGGCGGGCTGGGGCTGCTGCACGCCGCCCTGCTGTGCAACCTGGGGGTGATCTTCAACGAAATCGTGTGGCTCAAAGACCTGGCCGACCACTGCGAGCAGGACAAGCAGTACACCTTCCTGTTTGCCGGCGCCCCGCTCAAGCTGGTCGGCGGCTGCGGCTCGCCGGTCAATCCGATCGCCATCAAGTAGGCCGCCACAGGAGACACCCCGTGCTACGGACCATGCTTGTCGGCAGTCTGCCGCGTCCGACCTGGCTGTTCCCGCCCCAGCAGGTCTCTTCGCTCGACTGGGGCCTGGACGGCCCGACCCTCCAGGAGGGCCACGACGACGCGGTGCGCCTGGCCGTCACCGACCAGGAGCAGGTCGGTCTGGATATTGTGACCGACGGCGAGCAGCGCCGCCGTCACTATATCTGGGGCTTCAGCG is a window encoding:
- a CDS encoding cyclase family protein is translated as MPDKPVDHTEILKDAPKNWGRWGADDEVGCLNFLTDQEVLRGIQAVKQGKTFMLGVPVARPQGDPLHPIRAQPIRTQTNDEGSYISGRAQPFPGGLKYSDDVIVMFPQGTTQYDALGHAWYGDKLYNGYDPKMTIGALQKCSIEPIADRGVIGHGILIDAARYKGKKHLERGEGVSLDDLLGAADKQGVRIEKHDIVVLHTGWLNRFYEEGQDAFFPDGEFDEPGLEYSKELVEWFHDMEIASISADTVGCEQAINPETGGLGLLHAALLCNLGVIFNEIVWLKDLADHCEQDKQYTFLFAGAPLKLVGGCGSPVNPIAIK